DNA sequence from the Coffea arabica cultivar ET-39 chromosome 11c, Coffea Arabica ET-39 HiFi, whole genome shotgun sequence genome:
aaataTGAGAGAATCAAATTCGTAAAATATTTAAGACCTTATTTATGGTTTTGTTGTGGAAAGGAAACCTGCATCTTTATAATTTTAGCTTGCAAGAGGAggaataaagtaaataaaagagAAAGATAAAGgcaaaattcttcaaaaaaaaaaaagtggttaTTTATTGGAATTGCATGGATTTTCTTCTTTTGGCAAATGGAGTTATTTTGTTACTATTAGATGCAATTCTTGGCTGCTAGCCATTTGGCAAAATATAGTATCAAATCAGCCTTGGAAGTTGCTTATGAGGCATTCGTCTAGCAGTTAAGCTTCGAGACTCCAGAAATCAACAGTATTAATTAGTATCAAGTCTCATAAATTGCGAGTAAATTTTGTCTAACTTTTTGTCATCCAAGTGTGAGTTATGTATAATTAATGAGTTGTAAGTTATTGTATTGATGGTACAATTGAATAATCAAGTGTGAATCATTTGCAATTGATGAGTTATAACTTCTTGTATTGATCCTCCAATTGAATAGTCTCttataaaaagcaaaaaaaaaaaaaaaaaagacctaaTTTAGTGTGATAAATAACAAAACACATTATTGCTGCCTAAGTACCAAGACTGAAAGTGGGAGCTAGTACAAATTTTGGGGACAATTGCTCTAGTTCCCCTTAAATATCAACCAATGCTTTGCTTTGCCTTGCCACTTAGACTTTTGCTTGTTTAGGGTGGAATTTTGCCGTCTAGACTTACAGTTTTTGTTATGCTTTGCTTTGCCCTCTCAACTTTTCATGATGTATCAATGTGCCAAAATCATCGTCCATTTTTGGTTAAATCTGACTTAATGCTAGTATGTGTAGCCGTGATCCTTGAACGATGAATCATAGTGATtgacaacatcaaaatcatcaaatatttgcacgttgttcATCTTCCATGGAATTGGTAAGGTGTACTTGATGGAAAGACTTTAACACCTCTTGATTGCTTGTATGCCCATTATAGCCTTTGAATTTTCTCCACCACTACAGTATACATCAATTTTTGGAGTAAATCACAAGCGTCCCTCCATGCCAAAATGGGGAAAttcaagagagggagagagcaaaaaggaaaaaaaaaatgttttaagcAAATTTGAGTATATCCATAAAGGTTAACACGTCGCAAAAGTTCTTTTCTTATTTAGTTTAAACTAATTTAgcgtgcgtttgataaaactgaaatttgaaaattgaaaactgaaatctgaagtTTGAATTCATCAAGTCAATAAGTTATTGGATTGTTAAAtactaaatctaatacatttgagtataTGTCATTttaagtgataagtaaataatttatcacttattttttgcaGCGAGTTTTGTCTAGAGAATTCATtgttaattaattgatttaaatgttcaattttttgttatcaaatgtaTTTGAATACATTAAGATCTGAATTCACtaaatttaaatgttgaattgtGTCATCAGACAAGGTCTTAGTACACTAGATATTGATAATTCTCAAGGGACAAGTCACAGATAAATGATAATCATAAGGATATTTGCCTTTATGTACATATAACATAACTCTTTCCCTATATTATTTTTTCTGTTGACAGAAAGTTTAGCTGTTTTGTTCAAATTCTAATGTCCTCTGCGATCAAAATCTTAGCCGAATTATCAAGAATTGATGGCATAAAAACTTAACAAGATTCCTCATGTATTCATTCTTACTCACactagaaggaaaaaaaatactagGAAGAAGGATTTGGGAAAGAGGGGCAGTATCGTAAATTTAAGCTCTAGACACTTGGCTTGCATGTAATTCGCTAGGAATGAGATCTGCTCCTTGTCGCCCTGTCATTTTCGCTAAGATATCCGATAGCGAtatataatttctttttccaaaCGTCActatattttcattttcattttcattttgccCCTTCAGAAAAGTAagcataagaaaattttcattcctATAAAACCAATTTCAGCTCTCATGTCAGCTggtcacacacacacacacacatatatatatttgaacTTCAACATTAATTTTTTACACTATATCTCACATAACTAAGAAAATATATAGCTTTcgctaaagaaagaaaatatatagCTTTCATTACGCCTGTCTTAATTTTTACGATAACTCGATTTAAAACAGTCAGTatctaaaatttttatattttgattggaaataaaaaaaatcggTTAAACAtatattgaaaatgaaaatgaccaATTTGTCAAAAGTAATTTGAGAGATtctcttattttattttcatctacTCGCCTTTATTCCAATTTCCATGAGATGAATACGAGTTTCAACAGCTCAGCCAAGTCTTACCGATTATATTCCCATGTTTAGCTattaaagctggaaaattgTCTTGCCCCACATATCATAACCTTTCAAAAATGTTCTAAAAAAACTAATAACATACCAATAACATTTTTACAAACAGCCAAGCTGCTGTTGGCCTTTCACTCTTTTTGAGAGCAGCCAATCATCTCCCTTCAAAGGGCCATTGAAATcatttcttgttccttttcaactgtgtatttttttcacacagtcCCCCTACTTCTCCCCAAATTACAAAATAGCCCTGCAATTCATTTTCTTGGGCagtttcaactttcaacttCTCTTTATTATTTTAGTTAATGCAGATAGTTAATGCAGCTGCAGCTGATTGAACAAAACAACATCCAtttgtcctttttctttttctttttcctccccctTCTAATCCTTGGGTGAGAGGATTCCATAGCCAAGGCATGATATTGGCTCATAATACTTACAGGTcacaaaagaaaatgagattGAGAcacaaatttatttttattcaatgaAGTACTGAACTCTTATCACTTGAGCTAAATTGGTTTCGTGAGTATATACtaacatttattttttcttatattAAGCTCAATTTGCAGTATACACTGATACTTAAAAGTCAATTTTCGActaaaaatgataataacacGATTTAAACGTAAATTGTGGGTAAACGAAATATTGAACTCTTATCAATTGAGTCAACTTGCGTGCATAAAAATATCCGTATCCCATACTATAAGTTAGGAGTAGTTTACCTAGTGATGAAGATAAATGAAATGTCCAAAATGTCTGCCAAAAAAACACGTCCTAAACTATTTTTAACGGAGGAGCCTTCAAATAAACAGATGCGAGTAAGtaagaaaagaaatggtcaagaaGGGCAAGGCAAGCAAAATGGCCAACTGGGCTAGGCTAAAAATCTTTTTctgagagaaaaacaaaagttgtagAGTGAGAAGAAggacgagagagagagaagggtcAGGACAATAGTTTAGAGGATTTGGGGGACAAGAGCGTATCTGCAAAAATCCTCATATTCGATTCAGTTGCTCTAAAAAGTGGTAAGCAGCATTTCTTTATTATTCCAATAAAACCATATTATTGCAATTAATTAAAGAAACTCCTTCTCAAGTAGTAGTACAATACAAAGGcaaaaaaccaagaaaacagttcattTTCTTCAATAAAAAGTGGGCTTTTtgcctttttgttttttaaagtaGTTTTGCTTATCTGATACTGCTGATTATTCTCTCTATTGGCATTATTAGTGCTTAGCTGGTCAATGATCTCTTGGTTTTGTTCTTTGAGTTTAGTGAAGAAGGAAAGAATGTGGTAATATTTTAAAGAGTGATGAACAGAGAAAACAGTGAACGTGCTCTTCTTTGTCTGGATTCTCTATATTCTAACTGAACTTCACGCTTGCAGAGATatagagaaagaaaggaagaaagagagagaatagGAAGAAGAGGGTATTTTACATTTTCATGATTATAGTAaagtttttcactttttttttttatattttttattgcaTTCAGATCCTCATGCCTCATTGCTAATTCTAAAGCGGACTCTTGAGGAAGAGAGAggcttttttttccattttcttttagaGCCCTTTTGGGAATTTGAGCTTTGTCCGTCTTTTGATGGCAGCTGCAAGACATGCTGCTTGTTCCACGAGGGGGGGATTTGATGGATAAGCTTTGATTTAGTCTTGTTttgttctgtttttttttttttaaagaagggGAAATAATTTGCGTGCTGATATTTGATTGTGGGTTTTGGGGTGTCTAATTATTAGTCACACAAAACAATGTTGTAAGAAAGAACTCTTTTTATTGTATTGCACAAAAAAGTGAAGAGTCTCGAAAGACTGCACATCTTCTGAGGAAAGTCATGATTCTGCCTCATGTGTTTATGAATTATATAAGTATCTTttcttggttgcttgctttctTGAGGTAAGGGATATGATGTGGAGAAGAGTTGAACAGAGAGGAAGTGAAAGTGAAGATAGGCTGCTGCTGCTGTGATGGGGCAGAAGATGCAGCAAAGTCATCACATGGTGGCTGTGACGGTGAATGAACAGTTGGGGACAAAGAGGAAGTACAAGTTCTTCCCAAGAGCTTGGCTTCCTAAAATTTTGGCACTTTGGATTGTACTTATGTTGTTTGGTAGTAGAACTATATATACAAGATTGGATGTTGTAACCAAGGAAAGAAGGAAGGAGGTTCTTGCGAGTATGTGTGATCAGAGGGCAAGGATGCTACAAGATCAATTTAGTGTTAGTGTTAATCATGTCCATGCCCTTGCAATCCTGATTTCCACCTTTCATTATCTCAAGAACCCTTCTGCAATAGATCAGGTTTGAGCTATTTCTTGTCTTTATAATTGCATTTCAGCTTGAAAATTCGTTTAATTTTGTCTCTCGTATTCAGGGTTTTCATTGTTGCTATCAGCTTTATACTTCGGTTCTTTAAAAGCTTATGCTTTTGTTGATTACCTGGGGCTTAatatttttggacaattatgaGGTGaccttactttttttttggatgggGAACTCTCAGAACACCTTTGCCGAGTATGCAGACAGAACAGGTTTTGAAAGGCCATTGTTTAATGGGGTAGCTTATGCACAGAAGGTTGTGAATTCTGGGAGGGAAGACTTTGAGAGGCAGCATGGATGGATTATAAAGACAATGAAAGGGGAGCCTTCTCCTATTAGAGATGAGTATGCCCCTGTGATATTCTCTCAAGAAACGCTGTCGTATCTTGGATCACTGGATATGATGTCTGGGGAGGTAATGAATTGAATGTATTCAATCTGAATTTGTTTATGATGCTTGTGATTGGAAATTATTACATATTTCAGGATTAtattaagtaaaataaaattgggattatttattatttattatacaGGAAGATCGGGAAAATATCTTGAGGGCTAGAAATACAGGAAAGGCTGTTCTTACAAGCCCTTTTAGACTGTTGGGTTCTCACCATCTTGGGGTTGTTTTGACGATTCCTGTTTACAGAACTGAGCTCTCCCCAAATCCCACAAAGGAGGAACGTATCCAAGCAACTGCAGGGTAGGCTTTGCATTTGTTTTTGTTACTTCACCGTTACTTTTGTGAACTTATGTTGGGAGCATCCCATGGCCACTCTCAAGTTGTTCAAATATGTTTTGCATTTATGGTTTGTTGTGCCTGTGCAttaaaatgaagcttgcaaactttttttttttttggtgtaataCTTGTGCTTTGGAATGAGCCCTCTGTCAATGTCAACCATTTAAGTATTAATATAATATTGAAGAATTTCCAGAATATGGGATCTGTTGAGTATGAGCATAATCATCACATATCTTATTATCCAATTTTCACCTTAGAGTACCCCAGCCATTCGATCATCCTAGCCAACATGTTTGGATTAAAATGCAAGCCATTAGATCATCCCAGCCAATGTGTTGGGATTCTACTTGAAGTTGATTGTTTCGTTTGGCTCTTTTCCATGATCATGTTAGGATTCAGTTTCAATGTTCTTAGATGGCACATTAATTGCCTAGTGTTGTCTGCAGAATTGCAACTGCAACTTGTAGACAATCACATTGTGGTAACGAAATTGCTATGAGAGAAAAGTGTAGGTTGTGCTAATCTATTTATTCACATCTAGGGGCTTCCCTTTTCTCCGAAAAGGCAAAAAAGTCTTTGAGATGGTGGTGCAGCTGGCATTGTTAATAGATTACTTGAATTACTAGAAAACTAGGAAGAAATTTTACAGAAGGGGTGTTCCATGTGTGTCTAAAGTGGGAAAGGAATATGATTACCACCTACCATGCTACACCAATCCCCCTCCGCcctcctaaaaaaaaaaaaaaaaaaaaaaaaaaaaaattccttccgCCAAAGGAAAGCACAAAGAGAATATGGTTTGTCTCCTCCCTTTAGAGAGATTCATAGTGATGTCTCTCATGATTGAAGAACTTAGGGGTCGTGGTTTGATCGTATTTCTGATGAATTGACCTGCTGAGTTGTAACTCACAGTTAACTGCTTTTACATCATTCTATGTGAATGTGCAATTAAAAATACAATCCATTTACCATCTTAGGCTTGCCAATTCGATGAAACTTCATTGAGTTGATAAATGCTGATTGACTTTTGGTCTTTGTTTGTCGTAATATAATCAAGGTTCAATTTTCACCATCTCCATTTCCCTTCCCCTTCCAGCTTGCTTCGTGTCCCTCTCCTgctaaaagtttttaaaaagaaaGGCCTAGATTACTAGTGTATGtagtgaaaaattttatttgagaCTATACATGGTTGTGTAGTAATCAGATAGAAAGTCAAAAGAACAAGATACTCTCTTTAAAAGGACAGCTCTCTCTTATTCTGTGAAATTTCTATACTCATGAAAAGGAAATTAATATTTATGTTcagcttttatttttcttggatGGTTCCGTAATCTTGCAAGGCAAGTATGACCACCTTGTCCATTGCCTTTGCAAATTCacatttttttgacttctgtttTGATTATTGAGAAAATAATATTGTAGAAATACCCAACTGCTGACAATTTGCAAAATAAGTAGTCTTGGATGTAGCCTTCTGTGTCAAGAAAATGTAATGATTGACTTGCATCGTCTTTCTTCAATCATCTTCTTTGAATGCTGTTCTTTTTATGAATAGCTTCATATGCTAAATAATGCACATGCTGAGCAGGTATCTAGGTGGAGCCTTTGATGTTGAATCTCTTGTCGAAAATTTACTAAGTCAACTTGCTGGGCATCAAGCAATTGTGGTGAATGTTTATGATGTTACCAACTCTTCTGATCCTCTAATTATGTATGGAAACCAGTATGAAGTTGGAGATATGGCTCTTGAGCATGTCAGCGGGCTTGACTTTGGGGATCCTTATCGTAAGCATGAGATGATGTGTAGGTAAGTTCACATGGCCTTTGATCCTTGAGCTGGTGAACCAGGAAGCAATCTCAGGTTCTTTATTTGGGTTTTTGCACAGATATCTTCAGAAAGCTCCAACACCATGGTCTGCACTGACCACCGCGATGTTGGCCTTTGTGGTTGGCTTTTTAGTTGGATATATTATATATAGTGCTGCAATTCACATTGTCAAGGTTGAGGATGACTTCCATGAGATGCAGGTACTGAAGGTTCGAGCAGAGGCTGCTGATGTTGCCAAATCGCAGGTTTTTCATCAGAACTTTTTTGGATGAGATCTTTTACTGTTGTTTCAATAAATAATCTTttcacctttttatcccttgtGCTAATGCCAGTTTCTAGCAACTGTTTCTCATGAAATAAGGACTCCAATGAATGGTATTCTTGGTATGTtggaaatttcatttcaattctaCTACATTCAGTTTTCCTTTGAATCTTGAGTACTTGTATGCTTAAAATACCTTGATTTTATTCTTACAaatcttgatatgtaaatgCAGGAATGCTCGCTCTTCTTCTGGACACAGATTTGAGTGCAACTCAAAAGGACTATGCTCAAACTGCTGAAGCCTGTGGAAGGGCActtgtaaaaataataaatgaagTGCTTGACCGTGCAAAAATTGAAGCTGGGAAGTTGGTACTCGAGACGGTTCCTTTTAACCTTCGCTCGACACTGGATGATgttgtttctttattttctgAGAAGTCCAGGCGGAAAGGAATTGAGGTGAGGCTGACCGTATGGTAATAAGATTGAACAGTTCTGCTTATAAGTGTTCTTCCTGTTTCTGGTTTTATAGAGTTGATGAACCGTTGTTTACAGACTAATTTGATGgttttttcttgtgtttttgtATCCCTCTACCTTGTTTGCGTGGGAACAACTGAATGGAACTTCAAACCATGTAATTGCTGGCATCTAATCTGTAAAACCACGGGACTTCAGTTGGCAGTTTTTGTTTCTGATAAAGTTCCTGAATTTGTCATGGGTGACCAAGGAAGATTTCGACAGGTGATCACAAACCTTGTGGGAAATTCTGTCAAAGTAAGTGAACCATGGAATGCTTGCTGCTTTTCATGTtgttaaaactataattgctgtTAAATCATCTCCATTATGGAGCCTATTAGTTTTCGTTTTAGATATTCTGTTGATTGTAGCCTTGGACCTGGAAACCCAGTTGTCTATCATTTGGTTTTTGGTACCTACTGGATGGCTttctaaaactaaaaattctTTACCAGTATTGGTTTTGTTCGGAATCTAGGCAGGAGTCAAGTATTCTCTTTCAGTAATGGTCTTCTGTACATCTGTTCACAGTGCTCATAGCAGAAATTTTTCTGACAGTTTACTGAGCAAGGTCATGTATTCGTGAAAGTCCATCTACTTGAACAAGCAACAGCTGTCATggatgcaaaaatgataaactGCATGAATGGAGAATCTGAGGGTGTACCTGGTGATCATCAATTTCAAACTTTAAGTGGCTATGAAGCTGCAGATAACCAAAACAATTGGCATACTTTTAAGCATTTGATTGCAGACGAAGACACTGGGTATCATGATTCTGGTAAAGTGAAGACTGATGATGCTTCTCAGAAAGTCAGTTTGTCAGTTTGTGTTGAGGATACTGGAATTGGGATTGCGTTGCATGCACAAGATCGCATTTTCACACCATTTATGCAGGCTGACAGCTCAACATCCAGAAATTATGGAGGAACTGGTATTGGGTTGAGTATTAGTAAGTGCTTGGTTGAGCTGATGGGTGGTCAGATAAACTTCATTAGCCGGCCAAAAATTGGAAGTACGTTCTCATTCACAGTTGACTTCCGAAGATGTGAGAAATATGCTGTCAGTGACCTGAAAAAATCCATCTCTGATGATCTGCCTTCAGCATTTAAAGGTTTTAAGTCCATTCTGGTTGATGCTAAACCAGTTAGAGCTGCTGTGACAAGATACCATCTCAAGAGACTAGGTATCCAGGTTGAAATTGTCAATAGCATCAGGATAGTGGCTGATCTTTTCCGGAAGAATGGTTCCATTATTCCTCTGTAAGTTTCTTGCCTCTGGTAGAATTACATTAATGCTTTTGCACTTCAGCTTTCTACAATTTTCAATCCATTGAGTTTGTGACCAAAATACttattttaatttgtttatgcACTTATTTTAACTTGATCTGTCAGATCTTTAGATTGACTAGACACAATCTTAAATCGAGTCAAGCTTGACTTAGACGCTGATGCTTTCTATCCTGGTAGTATAGATTTTGATGAAGGATTACAAATTCATTTATTCGGGAATAGATATCATTGAACATATGAAGTTGTGCATATTGGTACGTTTTATGTGGAGAACGTTGATCTATTTAATATAAGTTTTGAAAAAGAATTTGTAGTCAAAGAAGTTCATCTTTGATTCGAGTTAAAGATGTGTCATTTCTATATGATTCACCTTTTACTAGacattcatttcttcttgaGTTTAATATTCAGAATGCAACTCATTTAAATCGACCGCTTTCTATGAATTACTGGTTTCTTGTACTCTCTTtgtcccactgaccaattcccAATTCTACCCTTAATTTTTGTACttaaaaaatttggcccatttgttaaatttttcattttgtttgctTTTAGGTTGTGCTTTATGTTTGttattgttcctttttgaaGGTTACTGAAAGTTTTGTAGAAACTATTGTCAAGGTAATTGCTGGTCATTGAGGATATGCTAACAGCTCCTTTCAGATATGGTCTATTGAGATAATTATTCACGGTTTTCCATCAATAGCAGACTGAAAAAGCAAAGAATAAAGAACTAAACTAGTAAACAGCAAACAGGGAAAGCCTTACGTTGGGCATATGCTACTGGAGATAGTGTCAATAAACTACTTAGCACTACAAGTTACTTGCAGATTTAGTTGTCTATAATGGGGTACTGCAGCATACATTGCTCGCTGAACACTAATTCTCGTTTCAGCAGTGTCCAATGAAGTTGCCTGTGTCTTCTGCATTTCCTTCTATTGGCAATAGTAGCCTTGACTTAGCCTCAGACGAAAAAGCTTATAGAGCCATAAGTGACATCCAACAGGGATTAAAAGGAGTAAATTCCCAACAGGAATTAAATGTGATTTTTAGAAGTAATGTTATGTGACTGACAAACTGTATTTTTGTTCATCTCCATTTATTTCCTTCTGTATGTGATGCCACCCCTGTCGATTGACAATTCTTCTTCATCTGGACAGAAATGAAAGGCTGCCAGACATGATTATAGTTGAGAAAGATTCATGGATGTCTGATGAGGATGGTTGTTCTGGTTTACAACTATTGAACCGCAAACAGAATGGCCACACTTATAAAGAGCCCAAAATGATCCTTCTAGCGACCAATATTAGCAATGGCGAATTTGACAAGGCTAAAGCAGCAGGCTT
Encoded proteins:
- the LOC113717782 gene encoding histidine kinase 4 isoform X1, whose amino-acid sequence is MGQKMQQSHHMVAVTVNEQLGTKRKYKFFPRAWLPKILALWIVLMLFGSRTIYTRLDVVTKERRKEVLASMCDQRARMLQDQFSVSVNHVHALAILISTFHYLKNPSAIDQNTFAEYADRTGFERPLFNGVAYAQKVVNSGREDFERQHGWIIKTMKGEPSPIRDEYAPVIFSQETLSYLGSLDMMSGEEDRENILRARNTGKAVLTSPFRLLGSHHLGVVLTIPVYRTELSPNPTKEERIQATAGYLGGAFDVESLVENLLSQLAGHQAIVVNVYDVTNSSDPLIMYGNQYEVGDMALEHVSGLDFGDPYRKHEMMCRYLQKAPTPWSALTTAMLAFVVGFLVGYIIYSAAIHIVKVEDDFHEMQVLKVRAEAADVAKSQFLATVSHEIRTPMNGILGMLALLLDTDLSATQKDYAQTAEACGRALVKIINEVLDRAKIEAGKLVLETVPFNLRSTLDDVVSLFSEKSRRKGIELAVFVSDKVPEFVMGDQGRFRQVITNLVGNSVKFTEQGHVFVKVHLLEQATAVMDAKMINCMNGESEGVPGDHQFQTLSGYEAADNQNNWHTFKHLIADEDTGYHDSGKVKTDDASQKVSLSVCVEDTGIGIALHAQDRIFTPFMQADSSTSRNYGGTGIGLSISKCLVELMGGQINFISRPKIGSTFSFTVDFRRCEKYAVSDLKKSISDDLPSAFKGFKSILVDAKPVRAAVTRYHLKRLGIQVEIVNSIRIVADLFRKNGSIIPLNERLPDMIIVEKDSWMSDEDGCSGLQLLNRKQNGHTYKEPKMILLATNISNGEFDKAKAAGFADTVIVKPLRASMVVACLQQVLGLGKKIPGKDMCKGSTFLRGLLDGKKILVVDDNIVNRRVAAGALKKFGAIVECVESGKAAIKKLEVPHSFDACFMDIQMPEMDGFEATRLIRDMEKNANEQWNVGCVNNDEATKRCAWHLPILAMTADVIHATLDKCLESGMDGYVSKPFEEENLYREVSTFFESKPLPDSVV
- the LOC113717782 gene encoding histidine kinase 4 isoform X2, translated to MGQKMQQSHHMVAVTVNEQLGTKRKYKFFPRAWLPKILALWIVLMLFGSRTIYTRLDVVTKERRKEVLASMCDQRARMLQDQFSVSVNHVHALAILISTFHYLKNPSAIDQNTFAEYADRTGFERPLFNGVAYAQKVVNSGREDFERQHGWIIKTMKGEPSPIRDEYAPVIFSQETLSYLGSLDMMSGEEDRENILRARNTGKAVLTSPFRLLGSHHLGVVLTIPVYRTELSPNPTKEERIQATAGYLGGAFDVESLVENLLSQLAGHQAIVVNVYDVTNSSDPLIMYGNQYEVGDMALEHVSGLDFGDPYRKHEMMCRYLQKAPTPWSALTTAMLAFVVLKVRAEAADVAKSQFLATVSHEIRTPMNGILGMLALLLDTDLSATQKDYAQTAEACGRALVKIINEVLDRAKIEAGKLVLETVPFNLRSTLDDVVSLFSEKSRRKGIELAVFVSDKVPEFVMGDQGRFRQVITNLVGNSVKFTEQGHVFVKVHLLEQATAVMDAKMINCMNGESEGVPGDHQFQTLSGYEAADNQNNWHTFKHLIADEDTGYHDSGKVKTDDASQKVSLSVCVEDTGIGIALHAQDRIFTPFMQADSSTSRNYGGTGIGLSISKCLVELMGGQINFISRPKIGSTFSFTVDFRRCEKYAVSDLKKSISDDLPSAFKGFKSILVDAKPVRAAVTRYHLKRLGIQVEIVNSIRIVADLFRKNGSIIPLNERLPDMIIVEKDSWMSDEDGCSGLQLLNRKQNGHTYKEPKMILLATNISNGEFDKAKAAGFADTVIVKPLRASMVVACLQQVLGLGKKIPGKDMCKGSTFLRGLLDGKKILVVDDNIVNRRVAAGALKKFGAIVECVESGKAAIKKLEVPHSFDACFMDIQMPEMDGFEATRLIRDMEKNANEQWNVGCVNNDEATKRCAWHLPILAMTADVIHATLDKCLESGMDGYVSKPFEEENLYREVSTFFESKPLPDSVV